In Miscanthus floridulus cultivar M001 chromosome 19, ASM1932011v1, whole genome shotgun sequence, the DNA window GCGCCGTGGAAGAGTAGCAGCAGGCCATCGTTGGCGGAGACGCTCCCACAGAAACCGCGCCCGCTCAAGCTATATCATGAGCCGCAGGGCATCATCACGGGGCACGGGAAGCGCGCAGGAAGATGTGAGAAGGTGGTCATCCCGGCCCATTTAATCTATTCCGTGGACTCGCTCGAGTACGTCGTCACCGTTGGCTTCGGCACACCTGCCGTCCAGCAGACGGTCCTCATCGACACCGGCAGCGACCTGTCGTGGGTCCAGTGCAAGCCGTGCAACTCCGGCGAGTGCTCCTCACAAAAGGACCCCGGCCTTGTTCGATCCGAGCCGCTCCTCGTCGTACAGCCCCGTCCGCTGCGACTCCGACGAGTGCAAGAACCTCGCTGCCTGCGGCGATGGCTGCAGCACGAATGGCACTGACAACCAGTGCAGGTTCGGCATCTTGTACGCGGACGGAAGTCGAACAGCAGGCGTGTACAGCAGGGACAGGCTAACGCTGACGCGTGTGGACACCGTCAACAATTTCCGCTTCGGCTGTGGCCACGACCACCGCTGGTCGGCGACGTACGACGGCCTGCTCGAGCTCGGCCGCTTACCAATGTCGCTCGTGGTGCAGCGTCTTCCGTGTATCGTGGCGCCTTCTCCTACTGCCTCCCGGCAGTGAACAGCAGGTCCGGGTTTCTGGCCCTCGGCGTGCGGAGGAGCGCCACGTGGGGCTTCGTATTCACGCCACTGAGGTCCAGCAACGCTTTTACGAGATGTTTATGACTGGCACACTGCCGTCGGTGGGAAGCGGCTTGACCTCCAGCCGTCAGCGTTCGCCGGAGGCATGATGATAGACTCCGGCAAGGTCGTCACGTCGCTCCAATCGACCGCGTACAGGGCGCTGCGGGCAGCGTTCCGGAAGGCCATGGCGGCGTACCCGACTACCCGCTGCTTCCCAATGGTCGTGGTCCCCTTGACACTTGCTTCAACTTGACTGGTCACAAAAATGTTGCCGTGCCCAAGGTTACCCTGACGTTCAGTTTAGGCGGCACCATCAACCTCGACGTGCCCAGCGGGATCCTGGTGGAGGGCTGCCTCGCTTTCCAGGACTCCGGAGCAAACGGCACTCTCGGAGTCCTGGGCAACGTGAATCAACGCAACTTCGAGGTGCTGTACGACACCAGCCACTACCGGAtacgtcaaatttgccgagtgtttttatgttcgCCGAGTGtattttttcgggcactcggcaaacaagttcttTATCGAGTGCtgccataaaaacactcggcaaaaaaacactcggtaaagaggtggtttgccgagtgtcaaaaaaaacactcggcaaaagaggtTTGCCGAGTACTTTTTTTTTACACTCAGCaaaggaaaaaatatttttttctgagaaagaaagagaagaaaaatgaaaaaaaaagaactttgccgagtgcccagatctgggacactcggcaaagtaaaaaaaatctttttttaaCACCAGCGGCCGCGTCCGCACGCTCCCCTTCTCCCCGCGCCACGTCCGCacaccccctccccttctccgcgCACGGGCACGCGCCaccccctcctccctctcggccCCGGCGCGGcccccgccctcccctcctccctctccggcgccggcgccggcgcggcctgccctcccctcctccctcgccggcgcacctccttccctcctccaccgcctccaccagatccggccCCGACGCGGGCGGATCCGGCGATGGTGGCgcacggggaggccggatccggccccggcgcggtcgccccctcctctccctctcttcccaccaCCGACGCCCAttcccccctcctctccctcctctctcttccccggtGGTAGATCTGGCCTGGCCGCCCGCTCCTCTCCGTCTCTTCCTCGGATCCGGTGGCCgcgccctcctctccctctctttcccACCGCTggtgcccctccccctcctctccctcctctctcttcctcgACGGCGGATTTGGCctggccgccccctcctctccgtCTCTTCCTTGGATCCGGTGGCCgcgccctcctctccctctcttccccggcgtggcgggtggtggcgtggtggtggtgggcggtggtggcgtggtggtggtgggcggtgGAGGCTCGTGGCGGCGGCCGTGAAGCCGGGGAGCGGAGGCGAGATGCAGGGAAAGGGCGCCGCCGAGGAGACCGACGGCGGCCGGCGGAGACTAGCCGGTGgtggttttttttttatttttcgaaaaaaaatgtTTGTGGTGGCTTttttatttttcgaaaaaatgtttgtcgagtgtattttgggcactcggcgaagtctttgccgagtgtccgacaaaaaacactcggcaaagtctgtttgCCGATAAAAATTCACCGAGTGTCGTTTGCTGAGTGTTTGttaggctttaccgagtgccaggggcactcggcaaatctcctGAGTCCCGTAGTGAGCCACAGTAAAGTATATTTAGGAGCTCTATGTTAAAATCACAAATATATAGtggaataaagaatagtctcaTTATCTCTGGTGTGTATGCGTTCTGTTTTCATCTACTATGTTGATAATGAAAAATGGAGAGTGAAGGTCCTAACCGCTGGCAACATGTTTCTCAACACATTTTATCAGCACGACAAGTTCCACGTCGTCATCGCCGTTGAAGCTTATGCCTGCTGATACTATGAAATACCCAAATAATTGTAGTAAATGGAAACGTTATAAACTATATATATCGGCCCCTAAGCTTTCTCATGAAAAAATAGCTTTAGTCCTCACTATTCAAGTCAGCCAACCTCACCATCGTCTTATCTTGCAATACAAACATGCATGTTAGGAACGGTTATCTGATTCGTGATTTCATTATTACGACTTTAAAACGGagagagtacttaagtgtgtcaTTATTCATCAGCATACTAAAGACATTCCTATTATTCACAACACAAAAGATGAGCAACCTTGCAGAGAGAAAGGCAATGTGATCTAGTATATTGTCATTACTAGATAATTATTATATGACCATATGCATTAACAAATTACTACGACTTTATTTACATCTTAAATGCAACGTTACTGGCATACTTTTTGATGCGGCGTGGTGTACGTCACTACCGGAAaccagctatttgccgagtgtttttatgtttgccgagtgtatttcctcgggcactcggcaaacaagctctttaccgagtgctgcgaAAAAAACAAATATGTTTGCCAAGTGTAATTGTCTGGCACTCGATAAAGAAATATGTTTGTCGAATGTAACTATTtgtactcggcaaataattttatttttctcttctgaccttgaaactttttctactctcaacatacaatatgtggtattccatgttaaaatttggtatatttgtggatctgattgctatatttaattaatttattatatttctaggaatttttttgtataagtcaaatttgaactgtaagtgattcaaataatagaataaaatgagtagaaaatgatattcatgttattgagtccattgtGAAGGCCTTATCCAggtaaataaaaagaaatttcgaacatcttgttaaggaaacacgaccacgaatgtgtggccgaatggtttttaaattgtaaaaaaaaaataaacgaagtctgaaaatcatgagatttgtcatgatgtgatgatatcatacgtggaggctgtggtaaaaatttgagaaggtttcgcacaatttgtcacgtatgatgtttacaaaccgaagcatcttagaagaagaatcagtAGCATTGAGAAGGAATTCAATAacatttggagtcaaagtgaccgtcgaattggggttttacttcaaaactttttgtataggaaatagagaacatagattgtttcatgtgaaattttggttttttttatccgtttgataattttaatttcttaagtgtaattatagaattttaattgatataaattaaatttgagctgtaactgcataaaataatggaattatattcgtagaaaaattatatatatattgttgagtcaatttgacaagctattttcaaagtacatcgaacaaaaaaagaaaaacacgttatggaaaacaaggaaataaaaaataaataatatatttgtcgagtgccccaaaccctagacactcggcaaagattagtttgccgagtgtcctcgatccgacactcggcaaactcggcGCCTTATAAAAGCACccggccgccgccccctccctcccacccTCCGCTCCTTCTCGCAGCGccaccgccccctcccctccctccctttcCCGCCGCCgcatcccctccctctcccggcgccgccccctcccctcgatccctctccctctccacccTCCCTCCCGGccccgccccctcccctccctctaccCCCATCTCCCTCCATCTCCCTCTTTTTTGcacaggtggtggtggcggcggcgggccggCGTGGGATGCGGCAGGCGAgccgggtggtggtggcggcggcgggcgagcaGCGGCGGGGCAAGCCgcgtggtggcggtggcgagCAGCGGCGGGGCTTGCcgcgtggtggcggtggcggcggcgacaggcgagcagtggcgaggcgagccgcgtggtggcggtggcggcggcggtggtttttcttttatattttttgattttttttgtcgagtgtcggtgcctaaaaacactcggtaaagtctttaccgagcgcccgataaaaaacactcggcaaagaaatgtttgcCGACTCTGTGTACGCCGAGtgccgtttgccgagtgtaacattcggcaaaggctttgccgagtgttttttgggcttcgcCGTGTGCCGTGGGCACACGGCAAACATCCTCATTCTGGTAGTGTGTATAGGGGATCGGAGGAGCAATTGGGACTGGGAGCTAGAGTGCAAGGGATAGCGAGGCAATGGCGTGGAGGTTTTGTCGCCGGTGGCGATGGCTGAACCGTGTGCAGCCACTGTCGAAGGGGTAACCCACCTGTCTAAAGGTGGTCTATTTCCTTCTTTGATAATCAAAATTACAATCTAAGTGCCTTTATATAGGATAGGTGCAGCTCCTAACAATAGCAAATCAAATCTCCTAAAAATCCTCCCTTTCACTGTCTTTCCTAACTAGACCCGGCCTTAGCCACGGATTGGACCATGTGGCTGTGGACGCCCAGGCCGGCACCTATACTGGCGCCCAGCGCCGGTCCTATGATCTTGAGGGCCATCTGGCGAactcgtcgtcgtggagccctgcctggcTGCCGCCGTCGTGCGCCGTTCTCGGTGGTGCGGCTCGTCGCCTCGTCCGACACCGCATGTGTGCGTCGGGCACTCGGGCGTCGAACACGTGAGTCACGATCTACGATCAGAGTGCGACACTGCGGCGCGGCTCCTCGCCTACTCTCTGCCGTGGCCCCATGGTGAAAACTGGCATTGGgaaagaaagccaaaagccaaggCTGCCAATCGTCTTGGGCCGGCTGGCCagttctctccctctcttctcaatAGTTTATTGATGTCTAATGGACTATAGAGCGGGGGGGTTTGTATATCTGGGTTTAGGCCCCTCCTCCGCCTGGGCCCTTGGCCGTTGCACCCCATGCCCTCCCCCTAGGGCTGGCACTGCTGGTGCCCAACGAAGGAGTCCACAACACTTTTATCCATTCACATATCTGTAATCATTTGTGAGCAATTCCGCCAATCACTTTCTTCCTTAATTTGACACCCTAACTCCAAATATCAGATCAGATGAACACACACAACAGTATTGCTACATACAAATTTCAGAAAAGAAATGAGACAGCCTCCATTATTTGGCTTGTATAGTTGTATGTGTTACGCTGTCCATGCTTGAGAGGATCGATCATACGATGCAATTAATATTATTAAGCTTGGTATGCCTTACCACCAGCAAGCGAGCATGGCAGCTCCCAAGCGAGGACGTGCCGCCAGCTGACCGGCGGTGGGCGCTTGTGACCAGCGACCACCTCGACCAGTTTGCACGGCCGGCGAACGAAGTCCACAACCATGCTCTGGGCCACGTTGACACCGAAGAGGTACTGCTCCAGGTAGAAGTAGACCACGTCCGGGTTGCTGGGGTGAAGGAGCGCGAGAGCAGGCACCTGCGCCGTCAGCCCTGTGGCTCTGTAGCTGTCGCTCGCCCAGATGCTCGCCAGGCTCGCCACGCGGTGGTGTTGCCACCTCGTGAACGTGCCCCGGCCGAAGACCAGCGTCCAGACAACCACCATCGTCTCCTCCTTGTGGCCGACGCGCTGACAGGCGAGTTCCACGAACCGCAGCTTGCCCTGGCTCACCCTCACCATGCGCCGCCTCTCGATGTCCTGCAACACCTCCGCCGTGTGGCCGATCGGGTACGTCTCCTGCAGCGCCACGTGGTGCAGCACGGGCTCGTCAGCGAAGGGGTCGCAGCCGAGGAGCCCCCACACGAGGTTCACCCACCAGAGCTTGCCGTCGTGGGCGACCACGTCGTGGGAGGACCACATCCAGCGCCGGCCGGACATGGAGGGGCACCTCAGATCCTTCTGGACCCACGAGTCGGCACTGGAGCGGAAGAAGAGGAGGGTGGcgcggtcgtcgtcgtcgtcctcgtcgctgGCGGAAATGTAGAGCTCTGCGACGACGTAGTCGGCGCCACCGCTGCCAGGCAGGGAGACGAGGCCAGTGTTTTTTATGGTGGAGATGCCGGCCTGGTATGGACGGTCCCGGTCGGGGACGCGAACGATGGAGGCGGCGATGGCCTCCCCGGGTCCGGCGCCGCGGAGGAAGTCACGCGCGACGAGGAGGATGCCCGGCGGGTCACGATCTAGGTCGAAGCCGACGAAGGGCCAGTAAGAGGCGTGGAGGAGGAGACCGGCCTCAGCGGCCGCGACCACGTATGGGTGCCTGTCGGTGTCGTCGTAGTCGGGCTTCGGGTGGACGCTCATGGGTACCGTGAGTGTCGAGGCGCGCGGCGGCAGGGCTAGCTTGAGGGAGACGTCCCCAGGGTCCTTGATGGAGTCGTGATGCACGAGGGTGACGCGCCCAAGGGCAACCCACAGTGGCACCGGCGATGACGAGGACGACGCCGCCATTTGTGTTTACGGATTTGATCGGGGTTTCCGGATGGATGGAAACTGCATGCGGCGCTAGGTTTTTGAAGACTTCTCAACCCGCGTGTACTGATCTTTATGCTTGCCTAGTACAAGCAGAGAGAACTAGTAAGACGCAGAAAATGGCGCTGGCACACGATCTATTAGCTAACAAACTCTCTGAACGACCGCTTTCTAGTAGCCATAAGAATAGGTCATTCGACGCGGCAAGGGAGTGACTTGTACAGCAATCACACTAAGGTGCTGTTTGGCAGCGCTATTTTGAGCAGTTTCTGCATGAGAATTACTTCTGGTCACCTAAACATCAAAAACTCACTTAAATTCTAGTGGAGATTGAAATAAAAAATCACTTTTATCCATTTATGCTGAAAGCTAAGAGCAAAAAACTGCTCATCATGGCTCCTATTTAATTCCCACTAGAATCACTTCCTACTTACTGCCTCACTGGAATTAATTCATCAGAAAATCAATTAGCTGAAGCCAGGAATTAGGGAGTGAAGCTTTAAATTCATCAGAAAATCAAGTAGCTGAAGCCAGGAATTAGGGAGTGAAGCTTTAAAAAAAACACCTCAATCGCTCACAAAATAATACAATCACCCCGCTGCAATCTGAGATGCAAAGGCTTgaaccattttttttcttttgagacACAATGCATACGTGAACGTCACATGCACACACAAGCATCCCTAAACGCACGAACACCTTAAAAGGCGTTTGGCAATGCTCCTTGGAGCAGCTTCGCCATTACAATCACACTCTATCTCATCCAATTTCAGATTTTGGTGGCGGTCAGACCAAAATCACTTCTGCATTTACACAAAGAGTTGGAGCTAATGGCCTATTTGATAGAGCTTCACTCCCTAATTCTTAGCTCCAgctctttgattttttttattgaaTGATTGTAGTTGATTCTGGTGAGCGATCTCTAGCTCGCTAAGCTGATGATCCTCATACTACAACAATGCCAAAAACCATAGCTACTATATTCTTTTGAAGGTagcattataaaaaaaattatatcattTTTATTAAAGATAATAAGATCATCACGTTTACACCAAATCACCCTAACATTCCCTATACCGGTTAACCAATTTCCAAGTACTATATCAGTTCCGGATTTAGGTTAGGTTAGCCCAGTAGTTATATGCACAATTCTCTAAATTGTCTTAGCATGCTAATAACAATAGAAAAGAGGAGCTAATTATAtatttaaaataacaaaaataacaCTTTTAATTCCAAGACAAAATCATTGTTTAAATTACTCCTCGCTATAGATGCCAAAAGAAAATCTTTATCTGTAGGAGGAGATCCATTTTCCAAACAAACTTATTAGTGAAGGGACAACTATCGTACGAAAATAACCATGTTTATATAATTACGAATAAATATATCCTTCCCATTAGATATATTAATCATAACCAGTATTCTAATTTGATATTCGGTCTCTAACATATTGAAAGGATCCAGGATAATTAACTCCTAGAGATGGCAACAACAAAATCGTGCAACCTAATATAGTTTCACACTGTAGAATGCAGAAACCAACAACAAATTAAAATCGTGCAATTAAAACAACTTCATGCAAAATATGCAAAAACCACTAGATAGCATTAACCCTTGCAGAGACATGATCGCAACCCTCACAAACTGTTTGATAAGAAAATTTAGAGGCCTGATTTTCCAAAAGATAATGATAagtcgatttgtggagatctccaTGTTGATGATGCTAGGCTTCTAATCAAGCACGATTCTAACACTTGCAACCGCTACACCATAACTCTATCCGTTATTGAAGGATCCGGCAAGTCCTAGAGGGGATGAATAGGCCTATTAAAAACTAAAACTTGATCGCAACGGTTAGCAGACTATGGAGGTTCCATGGATTTGTGCTAAACTTCCATGGCGCGAAAGTTCCAGACAAATCCGTGGAGGTTCCGCCTTCCTAAATGACACTAATGTGGCTCATTATACATAGTATAAATCACAAATCGAGTTGAATACTAATCTTCCTGGGTGTCTCAACTTCCCATAGCACCAAGTCCCTGCAACTAGAACTAAATAgaaaagtagatcgggtggtgacgagatcctaacatatgggtatgttaagcctcagaaTCAATGGTTCCAGACCGAAGAGACCCCAaccgacccctctaggatcgcctaggggctatacccatcgggtgtGCTCGTGCACCCTTAGACCAAGAAACCCGCCTGAGCCTGAGCACGCCGCTGCCTCTGCTTAGAGCTCGGGGGCTTGCCCAAGCCTCAGGCTCCCGATCAACGGGACACCTGAGCCCTGGCCTTTGGCTCCTGCCCGATCGACTGACGCCAGCCAAGGCCCAGGCACTAGAAGACACGTCCCGAGCTATCGAGGCTCGGGGACTCCATGACTCAGCACTTTGGGCATGGCCTTGCCAGCCGCTCCCCCGAcagacacaagaagacaagctctcCTCGGCCTCCGGGGGCTCAGGAGGCTTCTGGACCCATGTGTGAGCCCCTCGAGCCGACCTCcctcaccaccaagaagactccagaaggtgtgCCTAGGGAGgtcggtccaagccgacacagcctGACACTCAGTGTGTCAGAACAGACTAGCCGTACGACTCCTAGGGCTTCTTTGGCTTCACGACACCGCCACAGATCCACAGAGCGttgctgcaagaccctcctaggACTCTGgctgcatgtagaccataggctgaactccccaaaccgccatgtactcGACCTATCTTGATATATAAGGGATAAAACTGAACACTAGAGGGGGAAGGACGATCCCaaatagatcattccattcctcatcGATCCTGCTCCTGCTCGGCACCGAGAGTagagcaacccagagaggggcatcGAGAGCTAATCCACCGcacccatcgtcttcctcctctctaacAAGGGGAAAGCTTCATCGGCAGCGAggcaacctcaggattagcaccgagctaaccccctaccaaatctctatcCACCTCCTATatactctattgtaaccccccaGATTTTAGGTGCTCTTGAGTTTaaagatcatcagctgctggacgtagggcatcgatcggccctgaaccaggataaaccagtGCGTCTTCtttatgattcttgtgttcttgagtccacccgagccactagagacacgtactctgacaccTAACTCGTACAACAATGCTTGTCGTGGTTCTGAACCCTAGCGACAGCTGGCGTGCCAAGTAGGGGGCAGCGTCAAGTGCAATTTAGGCTCTACGGTGGCCGAAGCCACCCTGCCTCGTCGTCGGAGCAAGTGGCACCACCCCAgaaggcagtgtctgcttcccTATTGAGTTCTTCATCATAGCCGGTGCCTTTGGTCTGGGCTAGGTTCTCAACTTTGGGAGCTTGGCCTACGTCTTCGACTACTACGGGAAGTTTCGTCCGCTCATGGGGGCCACGCTGGCGGATGCTAGTTCCTGGTGCCGCCCCCTCCATTAGGTCTTTAGAGAGCAAATCCCCCAGTCTTGGCTCAACGGATCCGTCATGACTCAAGCCTGCATCCAGCCCTGATGAGCTAGCACCGAAAGCCCCGCATGATGGTTGGTGATCTGCTCTCGGGCAGACATCGCATGTGTGGTGGCGTGCACCAGCACCTCCTCGCACGAAAGCGCCGCATGAAGGAAGAACGATGTGGCAAAGGAGCTAACATGCGAACTCAGCAAACAACTAAGTCCCCACGCTTCAAAATCATTTATCGTTCGTTCCTCGCTCTCTAGATCATCATTGGGAGGGAGATGCACTCACCTCGCTCAGAATTTACTCACTTTCGAGCCATGGGCCTTCTCACCTAGCCTCGAGGTCGGGGGGCCGAACCACCCTGTCCTTCCTCTCGAGACCACCAAACAAGATAGGCCAACACCCTAAAGCCAAACAGGCATGACCCAGGCTAACGAAGCTAATGGCTAATGCCCCCTGAGATCGTGGGAGGAGACAGGCGTTGGGGATGCTCCCCACCGAGAGGAATGGGGGATGAAGTGAAAATGACAATGAAAGCATGAAATTCGGTAGGCGGGTGCGCCCCTAGCGCACCATTGTTCAAAGGGGCAAACCCCCAAAATTATAGCAACAAGTTTTACAACTTAATTCTTGCGCAGATCATGGGAAAGCTGGTGGAGTGACCGGTCCGTCCACCTCATCCGGGTAAACATCGACCAGCTAACGCATCATCGATGATGTTCGCGGTGGCGGCAACTAGGGGTGCCACGGTGTCGACggaatatggtcggcagtccatctaggggtatgcccatgatagtagattgtcggtagacagtgcgtgtaatcaagaacca includes these proteins:
- the LOC136529833 gene encoding uncharacterized protein, whose product is MAASSSSSPVPLWVALGRVTLVHHDSIKDPGDVSLKLALPPRASTLTVPMSVHPKPDYDDTDRHPYVVAAAEAGLLLHASYWPFVGFDLDRDPPGILLVARDFLRGAGPGEAIAASIVRVPDRDRPYQAGISTIKNTGLVSLPGSGGADYVVAELYISASDEDDDDDRATLLFFRSSADSWVQKDLRCPSMSGRRWMWSSHDVVAHDGKLWWVNLVWGLLGCDPFADEPVLHHVALQETYPIGHTAEVLQDIERRRMVRVSQGKLRFVELACQRVGHKEETMVVVWTLVFGRGTFTRWQHHRVASLASIWASDSYRATGLTAQVPALALLHPSNPDVVYFYLEQYLFGVNVAQSMVVDFVRRPCKLVEVVAGHKRPPPVSWRHVLAWELPCSLAGGKAYQA